Proteins encoded in a region of the Agromyces protaetiae genome:
- a CDS encoding FecCD family ABC transporter permease, which produces MSSTKPVGRAAVSATAALTPADARRRPPAWRKLLVLAVCALALLAAVAASLALGVRGMDPGAVWQALVAPDLTDPDQAVVLQLRVPRTVIGLAAGIALALAGTLIQGVTRNPIADPGLLGVNSGASLAVVLCISILGVTSPLGYIWFAFAGAAAAALLVFAIGGAQPVRLALVGAALTALLTPLIALVLIRDTEAFNQYRFWAVGSLTGRDLDTVGMLWPFLLVGAILAAALAHRLNLLALGDDVASALGQRVGATRAVAGVAIVLLCGTATALAGPIALVGLVVPHAARRLVGSDYRWITAAAFLLGPVMLLAADVIGRLIVPNSELEAGVVAAFLGAPVLIAIARSRRVAGL; this is translated from the coding sequence ATGTCCAGCACGAAGCCGGTGGGTCGCGCCGCCGTCTCGGCGACCGCCGCGCTGACGCCCGCGGACGCGCGCCGGCGGCCACCCGCCTGGCGCAAGCTCCTCGTCCTCGCCGTCTGCGCCCTCGCGCTCCTCGCCGCGGTCGCCGCGAGCCTCGCGCTCGGCGTCCGAGGTATGGACCCAGGGGCCGTATGGCAGGCGCTCGTCGCCCCCGACCTCACCGATCCCGACCAGGCGGTCGTGCTCCAACTGCGTGTGCCGAGGACGGTGATCGGCCTCGCCGCGGGCATCGCACTCGCGCTCGCCGGGACGCTCATCCAGGGCGTCACCCGCAACCCGATCGCCGACCCCGGGCTGCTCGGCGTCAACTCGGGCGCGTCGCTGGCGGTCGTGCTGTGCATCTCGATCCTCGGCGTGACGTCGCCGCTCGGCTACATCTGGTTCGCGTTCGCCGGCGCGGCCGCCGCCGCCCTGCTGGTGTTCGCGATCGGCGGCGCGCAGCCGGTGCGGCTGGCCCTCGTCGGAGCCGCATTGACCGCGCTGCTCACACCCCTCATCGCGCTCGTGCTGATCCGCGACACCGAGGCGTTCAACCAGTACCGGTTCTGGGCGGTCGGTTCGCTCACGGGTCGTGACCTCGACACCGTCGGCATGCTGTGGCCGTTCCTGCTCGTCGGCGCGATCCTCGCCGCGGCTCTCGCACACCGCCTCAACCTGCTCGCGCTCGGCGACGACGTCGCGAGTGCGCTCGGCCAGCGCGTCGGCGCGACGCGTGCGGTCGCCGGCGTCGCGATCGTGCTGCTGTGCGGCACGGCCACGGCGCTCGCCGGGCCCATCGCGCTCGTCGGACTCGTGGTGCCGCACGCGGCACGAAGGCTCGTCGGCAGCGACTACCGGTGGATCACCGCAGCCGCCTTCCTCCTCGGCCCCGTCATGCTGCTCGCGGCCGACGTGATCGGGAGGCTCATCGTGCCGAACTCCGAGCTCGAGGCCGGCGTGGTCGCGGCGTTCCTCGGCGCGCCCGTGCTCATCGCGATCGCCCGCAGCCGACGGGTGGCCGGGCTCTGA
- a CDS encoding Type 1 glutamine amidotransferase-like domain-containing protein codes for MSVHLAGGAEHEGASPEFTGFVAEAAARARSVGRARPRVAIVAIGDDAAGHAHRLAGQLSRELDADGSADEPALDAHVTAVGESGEVPATAFVDIDGIVIGGGRTPAYRELLEPRFGELRRQVAAGVPYLGCSAGAAIAAERAIVGGWRIGGVAVTPEATSEGLDEVTVAPGIGLVDVAIDAHAAQWGTVSRLVAAVEAGLVEGGLAIDERTALVVGEGGLGVAGDGSVWRVLPGETGVVVSTMGA; via the coding sequence ATGAGCGTGCACCTGGCGGGCGGCGCCGAGCACGAGGGCGCGAGTCCCGAGTTCACAGGCTTCGTGGCCGAGGCCGCCGCACGCGCACGGTCGGTCGGCCGCGCCCGGCCTCGCGTCGCGATCGTGGCGATCGGCGACGATGCCGCCGGGCATGCGCACCGGCTCGCCGGCCAGCTCAGCCGCGAACTCGATGCGGATGGCTCGGCGGACGAGCCGGCACTCGACGCCCATGTGACCGCGGTCGGCGAATCCGGCGAGGTGCCCGCGACGGCCTTCGTCGACATCGACGGCATCGTGATCGGTGGCGGTCGGACCCCCGCCTATCGCGAGTTGCTCGAACCGCGGTTCGGCGAGCTTCGCCGCCAGGTCGCGGCGGGCGTGCCGTACCTCGGCTGTTCGGCCGGGGCGGCGATCGCGGCCGAGCGTGCGATCGTCGGCGGCTGGCGCATCGGCGGCGTCGCCGTCACCCCCGAGGCCACGTCAGAGGGGCTCGACGAGGTGACGGTCGCGCCGGGCATCGGGCTCGTCGACGTGGCGATCGACGCACACGCCGCGCAATGGGGCACCGTGTCCCGGCTCGTCGCAGCCGTCGAGGCCGGGCTGGTCGAGGGCGGGCTCGCGATCGACGAGCGGACCGCGCTCGTGGTCGGCGAAGGCGGGCTCGGCGTCGCGGGCGACGGCAGTGTGTGGCGGGTCCTGCCCGGCGAGACCGGTGTCGTGGTCTCGACGATGGGCGCGTGA
- a CDS encoding ABC transporter ATP-binding protein, which produces MTAASATPAPDAAPGASPGLRAEAVSLGYDGRRVIDGLDLVLPQGRITAIVGPNACGKSTLLRGLARLHPLEAGRVTLEGEDLTRMPRRDVARRVGVLPQSSIAPDGVRVADLVGRGRYPHQGWFGRHSSDDDEVVAEALAATGVADLADRPIDELSGGQRQRVWIAMVLAQKTDLVLLDEPTTFLDVTHQLELLDLLTSLNRERGTTVVMVLHELNLAARYADHLVVMSAGRVVAEGAPGQVLTSEIVQRAFGLSARVIPDPVSGSPMIVPIGRFHSGERG; this is translated from the coding sequence ATGACCGCCGCCTCCGCGACCCCCGCCCCGGATGCCGCTCCCGGCGCATCGCCCGGACTGCGTGCCGAGGCGGTGAGCCTCGGCTACGACGGCCGCCGGGTGATCGACGGCCTCGATCTCGTGCTTCCGCAGGGCCGGATCACGGCCATCGTCGGGCCCAACGCCTGCGGAAAGTCGACGCTGCTCCGGGGCCTCGCACGGCTGCATCCGCTCGAGGCCGGACGAGTCACGCTCGAGGGCGAGGACCTCACGCGGATGCCGCGGCGGGACGTCGCGCGCCGGGTCGGCGTGCTGCCCCAATCCTCGATCGCGCCCGACGGCGTGCGGGTCGCCGACCTGGTCGGCCGCGGCCGCTATCCGCACCAGGGCTGGTTCGGCCGGCACTCGAGCGACGACGACGAGGTGGTCGCCGAGGCGCTGGCGGCGACGGGTGTCGCCGACCTCGCGGACCGGCCGATCGACGAGCTCTCGGGCGGCCAGCGCCAGCGTGTGTGGATCGCCATGGTGCTCGCGCAGAAGACCGATCTGGTGCTGCTCGACGAGCCCACGACGTTCCTCGACGTCACGCACCAGCTCGAGCTGCTCGACCTGCTGACCTCGCTCAACCGCGAGCGCGGGACCACGGTCGTCATGGTGCTGCACGAGCTCAACCTCGCGGCGCGGTACGCGGACCACCTGGTGGTGATGTCGGCCGGCCGCGTCGTGGCCGAGGGTGCGCCCGGCCAGGTGCTCACGAGCGAGATCGTGCAGCGGGCGTTCGGGCTCTCGGCCCGGGTCATCCCCGACCCCGTCTCGGGCAGTCCGATGATCGTGCCGATCGGCCGGTTCCATTCGGGCGAGCGGGGCTGA
- a CDS encoding GNAT family N-acetyltransferase: MLEEEYQPRRVLPQHLRKQAEPEPAFDFTIREARAADLPAVREIYNHYVANSTVTFDEDAMTLREWKQKFAYLEKQGMPFLVAEAPSGQLLGYALVSPWKQKRAYRFTVESSIYLGPAASGKGLGRALLGELIERSKAAGLKEMIAVIADQGAEASLALHEKFGFTEIGRMGRVGFKFDRWLGTVLLQRSLKK; encoded by the coding sequence ATGCTCGAGGAGGAATACCAGCCGCGCCGGGTGCTGCCCCAGCACCTGAGGAAGCAGGCGGAGCCCGAACCCGCCTTCGACTTCACCATCCGCGAGGCCCGGGCCGCCGACCTCCCGGCCGTCCGCGAGATCTACAACCACTACGTGGCGAACTCAACCGTCACGTTCGACGAGGACGCGATGACGCTCCGCGAGTGGAAGCAGAAGTTCGCCTATCTCGAGAAGCAGGGCATGCCCTTCCTCGTCGCCGAGGCGCCGAGCGGCCAGCTGCTGGGCTACGCCCTGGTCAGCCCGTGGAAGCAGAAGCGCGCGTACCGGTTCACGGTCGAGAGCTCGATCTATCTCGGGCCGGCGGCCTCGGGCAAGGGGCTCGGCCGCGCGCTCCTCGGCGAGCTGATCGAGCGCTCGAAGGCGGCGGGGCTCAAAGAGATGATCGCGGTGATCGCCGACCAGGGCGCCGAGGCGTCGCTCGCGCTGCACGAGAAGTTCGGCTTCACCGAGATCGGCCGGATGGGCCGGGTCGGGTTCAAGTTCGACCGGTGGCTCGGCACGGTGCTCCTGCAACGCTCGCTGAAGAAGTGA
- a CDS encoding potassium channel family protein: protein MPLAVLGLAFIVAYSVYVLAIDVDSFWHRPLLIVLGLSWVVFLVDVIVRIVLTPRGGRWRFIVTHPIDVLSGLIPLFRALRVLELFNQIPYLRRRTSGAVRAQFIVFAVSYALAFIYFVSLATLQVERDAPGANILTFGDAIWWAFVTIATVGYGDEYPVTAAGRFYAVLLMIGGVAIVGTASATIISVLNERIAKLRHHGGHEPEASAPGDERERPHGLDPSLFVERHPQKPAEPPGDERDG from the coding sequence ATGCCGCTCGCCGTACTGGGCCTCGCCTTCATCGTCGCCTACTCGGTCTACGTGCTGGCCATCGACGTCGATTCGTTCTGGCACCGGCCGCTGCTCATCGTCCTCGGGCTGAGCTGGGTCGTGTTCCTCGTCGACGTCATCGTGCGGATCGTGCTCACGCCGCGCGGCGGGCGCTGGCGTTTCATCGTGACCCACCCGATCGACGTGCTCTCGGGGCTGATCCCGCTGTTCCGCGCGCTCCGCGTCCTCGAGTTGTTCAACCAGATCCCGTACTTGCGCAGGCGCACCAGCGGCGCGGTGCGCGCCCAGTTCATCGTCTTCGCGGTCTCGTACGCGCTGGCCTTCATCTATTTCGTCTCGCTCGCCACGCTGCAGGTCGAACGCGATGCTCCGGGGGCGAACATCCTGACCTTCGGCGATGCGATCTGGTGGGCGTTCGTGACCATCGCGACCGTCGGCTACGGCGACGAGTACCCGGTCACCGCGGCAGGCCGGTTCTACGCCGTGCTGCTCATGATCGGCGGGGTCGCGATCGTCGGCACGGCGTCGGCGACGATCATCTCGGTGCTGAACGAGCGGATCGCGAAGCTGCGGCACCACGGCGGCCATGAGCCGGAGGCCTCCGCACCCGGCGATGAGCGCGAGCGGCCGCACGGGCTCGATCCGAGCCTGTTCGTCGAACGCCATCCACAGAAGCCGGCCGAGCCGCCCGGTGACGAGCGCGACGGCTAA
- a CDS encoding amidase: MTDVDDLHEYTALELHQRLQRGEVSPVQAAEHFLARIDRIGPEVGAFAHVDAERAIERARFVERRVPKAAPLWGMPLADKDLDRRAGMPARFGSRAFDGFVPDESDDLVHAVDAAGAVSLGKTATPEFGLPSYTEGLGVPAARDPWDLSRGAGGSSGGAAAAVAAGLLPFAPGSDGGGSVRIPAASCGLVGVKPSRGRVPAGSGLAGLAGLGVAGPIAHTVADAALLLDGMIAPSGYPPEHPFAVRAPGDDGPYLGAAIRGEGRFQLGVLSDTPWDEFTEISLEPEAQLALDRAIELFDRAGYGLDAVAPSPEPGYPGAFRTIWQAGAASIPVEGERESLLEPLTRWLVERGRSLPARALVEALAWLSDYERRTIRRFATFDAVLTPALAMTPRPVGWYDPEDGERNFAQQVAFTPYTSFVNVVGLPAITVPTVFTDAGQPMGVQLIGRPGGEATLFAIAARLERAARLTAARRRPPVW, encoded by the coding sequence GTGACCGACGTCGACGACCTCCACGAGTACACCGCCCTCGAGTTGCATCAGCGCCTGCAGCGCGGCGAGGTCTCGCCGGTACAGGCCGCTGAGCACTTCCTCGCGCGGATCGACCGGATCGGTCCCGAGGTCGGCGCGTTCGCGCATGTCGACGCCGAACGCGCGATCGAGCGGGCCAGATTCGTCGAACGTCGCGTGCCGAAGGCGGCGCCGCTCTGGGGAATGCCGCTCGCCGACAAGGACCTGGACCGGCGGGCGGGCATGCCCGCCCGGTTCGGCTCCCGCGCCTTCGACGGGTTCGTGCCCGACGAGTCCGACGACCTGGTGCATGCCGTGGATGCGGCGGGCGCGGTGAGCCTCGGCAAGACCGCGACCCCCGAGTTCGGGCTGCCCTCGTACACCGAGGGCCTCGGCGTTCCGGCGGCCCGGGATCCTTGGGACCTGTCGAGAGGAGCCGGGGGATCGAGCGGCGGAGCCGCGGCCGCGGTCGCCGCCGGCCTGCTGCCGTTCGCGCCCGGGTCAGACGGTGGGGGTTCGGTGCGCATCCCGGCCGCCTCGTGCGGACTCGTCGGCGTGAAGCCGTCGCGAGGTCGCGTGCCCGCCGGTTCGGGTCTCGCCGGCCTCGCCGGGCTGGGGGTGGCCGGGCCGATCGCGCACACGGTCGCGGATGCCGCACTGCTGCTCGACGGCATGATCGCACCGAGCGGCTACCCGCCGGAGCATCCGTTCGCGGTCCGGGCGCCGGGCGACGATGGCCCCTATCTCGGCGCCGCCATCCGCGGCGAGGGACGATTCCAGCTGGGCGTGCTCAGCGACACCCCCTGGGACGAGTTCACGGAGATCTCCCTCGAGCCCGAAGCTCAACTGGCGCTCGACCGGGCCATCGAGCTGTTCGACCGTGCGGGGTACGGTCTCGACGCCGTGGCGCCCTCGCCCGAGCCCGGCTATCCGGGGGCGTTCCGTACGATCTGGCAGGCGGGCGCCGCGTCGATCCCGGTCGAGGGGGAGCGCGAGTCGCTCCTCGAACCGCTCACACGCTGGCTGGTCGAACGCGGCCGGTCTCTGCCCGCGCGCGCCCTCGTCGAGGCCCTCGCGTGGCTGTCCGACTACGAGCGGCGGACCATCCGCCGCTTCGCGACGTTCGACGCCGTGCTCACGCCCGCGCTCGCCATGACGCCGCGCCCGGTCGGCTGGTACGACCCGGAGGACGGCGAGCGCAACTTCGCGCAGCAGGTGGCGTTCACGCCCTATACGTCGTTCGTCAACGTCGTGGGGCTGCCGGCGATCACCGTGCCGACGGTGTTCACGGACGCCGGCCAGCCGATGGGCGTGCAGCTCATCGGCCGGCCCGGGGGTGAGGCGACGCTGTTCGCGATCGCGGCCCGCCTCGAGCGCGCCGCTCGACTCACCGCCGCGCGCCGTCGCCCGCCCGTCTGGTGA
- a CDS encoding siderophore-interacting protein: protein MLTSLVEAAPRPRPAYRSFRTSVSRVVRMSPHFTRVTFSGDELAEFGTAGLDQRVKVVLPIAGRGFVDFPEGEEWYQAWRELPAERRNVFRTYTVRAVRPADREVDIDFALHGDLGPASAWAMQAAPGDEIILIGPDELSPGRALGIDFRPGTVDTVLLAGDETAAPAICAILEQLPADASGVAMIEVPTAEDVLSVRSPAGVEVRWLARGGGVHGERLVPAVRDWVVRTCCAQGCIPGAPTSSAAVRDLVAAENADLEDAPLWDVPEGSSLDGDCYAWLAGEASVIKTLRRFLVREAGMDRRQVAFMGYWRRGRAELD, encoded by the coding sequence ATGCTTACCTCACTCGTCGAAGCGGCGCCGCGCCCGCGGCCGGCCTACCGGAGCTTCCGGACGAGCGTGTCGCGCGTGGTCCGGATGTCACCGCACTTCACGCGGGTGACCTTCTCGGGCGATGAGCTCGCCGAGTTCGGCACCGCGGGGCTCGACCAGCGCGTGAAGGTCGTGCTGCCGATCGCCGGCCGCGGCTTCGTCGACTTCCCCGAGGGCGAGGAGTGGTACCAGGCCTGGCGTGAGCTGCCCGCCGAGCGGCGCAACGTCTTCCGCACGTACACGGTGCGCGCCGTCCGGCCCGCCGACCGCGAGGTCGACATCGACTTCGCGTTGCACGGCGACCTCGGCCCGGCCTCGGCGTGGGCGATGCAGGCGGCGCCCGGCGACGAGATTATCCTGATCGGCCCCGACGAGCTGAGCCCGGGTCGCGCACTCGGCATCGACTTCCGCCCCGGCACGGTCGACACCGTGTTGCTCGCCGGGGACGAGACCGCGGCGCCCGCGATCTGCGCCATCCTCGAACAGCTTCCGGCTGACGCCTCGGGCGTCGCCATGATCGAGGTGCCCACGGCCGAGGACGTGCTGTCCGTCCGCTCACCCGCCGGCGTCGAGGTGCGCTGGCTGGCCCGCGGCGGCGGGGTGCACGGTGAGCGCCTCGTGCCCGCGGTGCGCGACTGGGTCGTCCGCACGTGCTGCGCCCAGGGCTGCATCCCCGGCGCGCCGACCTCGTCGGCGGCCGTGCGCGACCTCGTCGCCGCCGAGAACGCCGACCTCGAGGATGCCCCGCTCTGGGACGTGCCCGAGGGGTCGAGCCTCGACGGCGACTGCTATGCCTGGCTCGCGGGCGAGGCATCCGTCATCAAGACCCTGCGACGCTTCCTCGTACGCGAGGCCGGCATGGACCGCCGTCAGGTGGCCTTCATGGGGTACTGGCGCCGGGGTCGCGCCGAACTCGACTGA
- a CDS encoding FecCD family ABC transporter permease, with amino-acid sequence MTVTTHHAPQPAAPAARAALASIAAGRAQRRRRYLLVVSVALVLAIGLALTALSLGAASVTPDRVLGVLFGGGERVDRFVVLNLRLPRILAALLVGAAFALAGAVFQSTLRNPLASPDILGIAQGASLGAVWAILGLALGGAAVAGLAFGGALLVAIVIWLAAWRQGLHGIRFVLVGVGMSYVCGSTVAWLLASSDVRQAQTALHWTVGSVADVRGPELAVLAVGVAAGAGAVAIASRVLRPLALGDDHAAALGVRVNAGRVVLLLLAVALVATATSVAGPIAFVALIAPAVARSLVGGGGAALVASTFVGALLVLAADVIGQFAFPGFSAPVGIVTGVIGAPYLLWLLARTERTSRA; translated from the coding sequence ATGACCGTCACGACGCACCACGCTCCGCAGCCGGCCGCCCCCGCCGCGCGTGCGGCCCTGGCGTCGATCGCCGCGGGCCGCGCACAGCGCCGGCGCCGGTACCTGCTCGTCGTCTCGGTCGCGCTCGTGCTGGCGATCGGGCTCGCGCTGACGGCGCTCTCGCTCGGCGCGGCCTCGGTCACCCCCGACCGGGTCCTCGGCGTGCTGTTCGGCGGCGGCGAGCGGGTCGACCGGTTCGTCGTGCTCAACCTGCGGCTGCCGCGCATCCTCGCCGCGCTGCTCGTCGGCGCCGCGTTCGCGCTCGCGGGCGCCGTGTTCCAGTCGACGCTGCGGAATCCGCTCGCGAGCCCCGACATCCTCGGCATCGCGCAGGGCGCGAGCCTCGGCGCGGTCTGGGCGATCCTCGGACTCGCGCTCGGGGGCGCCGCGGTCGCCGGGCTCGCGTTCGGTGGCGCACTGCTCGTCGCGATCGTGATCTGGCTCGCGGCATGGCGGCAGGGCCTGCACGGCATCAGGTTCGTGCTCGTCGGCGTCGGCATGAGCTACGTGTGCGGTTCGACGGTCGCCTGGCTCCTCGCGAGCTCCGACGTCCGCCAGGCGCAGACGGCCCTGCACTGGACCGTCGGCAGCGTCGCGGACGTGCGCGGGCCCGAGCTCGCGGTGCTCGCCGTCGGCGTCGCCGCAGGCGCAGGCGCCGTCGCGATCGCGTCGCGCGTGCTGCGGCCGCTCGCACTCGGCGACGACCACGCGGCCGCGCTCGGCGTGCGCGTGAACGCCGGGCGGGTGGTGCTCCTCCTCCTCGCGGTGGCGCTCGTCGCGACGGCGACCTCGGTGGCCGGACCGATCGCGTTCGTGGCGCTCATCGCCCCGGCGGTCGCGCGGAGTCTCGTCGGCGGGGGCGGCGCAGCACTCGTGGCGTCGACCTTCGTGGGCGCCCTGCTGGTGCTCGCCGCCGACGTCATCGGCCAGTTCGCGTTCCCCGGCTTCAGCGCGCCGGTGGGTATCGTCACCGGCGTGATCGGCGCTCCGTACCTGCTGTGGCTGCTCGCCCGCACCGAGAGGACCTCCCGCGCATGA
- a CDS encoding iron-siderophore ABC transporter substrate-binding protein, whose protein sequence is MRLRRSLLAVAGLAVTTIALSACASGSTDESGAEPATEASGSFPVTIEHAFGETVIESDPQRVATWGWGSTEAAVAVGVYPVAIAEQVWTVGEGNYLPWVEEAYEAEGVELPALLSDPEGGASVPYEEFIEAEPDLILAPYSGMTEEQYETLSEIAPVVAYPEAAWTTPWDETIRITAEALGRDSEGEAVLATIDEQLAAAAEAHPEFAGKTFAGIWDADGSMSIYTGADPRIAILTELGLEVAPSVAELDTSDGGFYYDLSYEKLDQLTADFILSYASTKADADAVLTKPALQAVPAIAAGKVASVYDPVTVSSVSPPTALSFDWEGGMPALIDTIAAVVQ, encoded by the coding sequence GTGCGTCTACGACGTTCCCTGCTCGCCGTGGCCGGCCTTGCCGTCACCACAATCGCCCTCAGCGCGTGCGCCTCCGGCAGCACCGACGAGTCGGGCGCCGAGCCCGCGACCGAGGCGAGCGGCAGCTTCCCCGTGACCATCGAGCACGCCTTCGGCGAGACCGTCATCGAATCCGACCCGCAGCGCGTGGCGACCTGGGGCTGGGGTTCCACCGAGGCGGCCGTGGCCGTGGGCGTCTACCCGGTGGCCATCGCCGAGCAGGTCTGGACCGTCGGCGAGGGCAACTACCTGCCCTGGGTCGAAGAGGCCTACGAGGCGGAGGGCGTCGAACTGCCCGCGCTGCTCAGCGACCCCGAGGGCGGCGCATCGGTGCCCTACGAGGAGTTCATCGAGGCCGAGCCCGACCTGATCCTCGCCCCGTACTCGGGGATGACCGAAGAGCAGTACGAGACGCTCTCCGAGATCGCGCCGGTCGTCGCATACCCCGAGGCCGCATGGACCACGCCGTGGGATGAGACGATCCGCATCACCGCCGAGGCACTCGGCCGTGACTCCGAGGGCGAAGCGGTGCTCGCCACGATCGACGAGCAGCTCGCCGCCGCGGCCGAGGCACACCCCGAGTTCGCGGGCAAGACCTTCGCCGGCATCTGGGACGCCGACGGGTCCATGTCGATCTACACGGGCGCCGACCCGCGCATCGCGATCCTCACCGAGCTCGGCCTCGAGGTCGCGCCGAGCGTCGCGGAGCTCGACACCTCCGACGGCGGCTTCTACTACGACCTGAGCTATGAGAAGCTCGACCAGCTCACGGCCGACTTCATCCTGAGCTACGCGAGCACCAAGGCCGACGCCGACGCGGTGCTCACGAAGCCCGCGCTGCAGGCGGTGCCCGCCATCGCGGCCGGCAAGGTCGCCTCGGTCTACGACCCCGTGACGGTGTCGTCGGTGTCGCCCCCGACCGCGCTCAGCTTCGACTGGGAGGGCGGCATGCCCGCGCTCATCGACACCATCGCCGCGGTCGTGCAGTAA
- a CDS encoding uracil-DNA glycosylase: protein MAKRLDELAAEGLIDPSWAEALEPVAADIARMGDFLRAEAAAGQGYLPAGDRVLRAFSAPLDEVRVLIVGQDPYPTPGHPIGLSFAVEAHVRPLPRSLQNIYRELRDDLGVEPPAHGDLGAWSRNGVMLLNRVLTVRPGAPASHRGKGWERVTDHAIRVLVERDAPLVAILWGRDAQSLRPMLGATPAIESVHPSPLSASRGFFGSKPFSRANVLLEQQGGAPVDWRLAPAGGA, encoded by the coding sequence ATGGCGAAGCGACTCGACGAGCTCGCCGCCGAGGGGCTGATCGATCCGTCCTGGGCCGAGGCGCTCGAGCCCGTTGCGGCCGACATCGCCCGCATGGGCGACTTCCTGCGCGCCGAGGCGGCCGCCGGTCAGGGGTACCTGCCCGCCGGCGACCGGGTGCTTCGCGCGTTCTCCGCTCCACTCGATGAGGTGCGCGTGCTCATCGTCGGCCAAGATCCGTACCCCACACCGGGGCACCCGATCGGGTTGTCGTTCGCCGTCGAGGCGCATGTGCGGCCCCTGCCCAGGAGTCTGCAGAACATCTACCGCGAGCTGCGCGACGATCTCGGTGTCGAGCCGCCCGCGCACGGCGACCTCGGTGCCTGGAGCCGCAACGGCGTGATGCTGCTGAATCGCGTGCTCACCGTGCGCCCCGGCGCCCCGGCCTCGCACCGCGGCAAGGGGTGGGAGCGCGTGACCGACCACGCGATCCGCGTGCTCGTCGAGCGTGACGCACCGCTCGTGGCGATCCTGTGGGGGCGCGACGCGCAGTCGTTGCGCCCGATGCTCGGCGCGACCCCGGCGATCGAGTCGGTGCACCCGAGCCCGTTGTCGGCGTCGCGCGGCTTCTTCGGCTCCAAGCCGTTCAGCCGGGCGAACGTGCTGCTCGAACAGCAGGGTGGGGCCCCCGTCGACTGGCGCCTGGCACCGGCGGGCGGCGCCTGA